A single Choristoneura fumiferana chromosome 9, NRCan_CFum_1, whole genome shotgun sequence DNA region contains:
- the LOC141431415 gene encoding uncharacterized protein, with translation MSRRKFEVLQRGIAQKQCGAYRTVSLNAAMLLTGMLPLDLRVVRWPHCMRPRRCENLLQLAGREVERRASALGAPHPAELMNIGFGILGDQEDLDNNKNYHTRIYTDGSRIDGRVGAALSVWQGDAETKAVKLALANYCTVYQAELLALREATGVALKSKEISFFWIKAHAGLDGNERADQLAKEAAVASKKRPNYDLCPVSHIKRILRKDSLDVWNRGYTRLRRYTFPPHEANASDSRKL, from the exons ATGTCTAGGAGGAAATTTGAGGTGCTGCAGCGTGGCATCGCGCAAAAACAGTGTGGTGCCTACCGCACCGTCTCCTTAAACGCTGCAATGTTGTTGACGGGGATGCTCCCTCTCGACCTCCGAGTTGTGAGGTGGCCTCATTGTATGAGGCCAAGAAGGTGTGAAAACTTGTTGCAACTAGCCGGCAGGGAGGTGGAGCGGAGGGCATCGGCGCTGGGTGCGCCCCATCCTGCAGAGCTCATGAACATCGGGTTCGGTATTCTTGGCGACCAGGAGGATCTGGATAATAACAAGAACTACCACACCCGAATTTATACCGACGGGAGCAGGATTGATGGCAGGGTCGGCGCCGCGTTGTCGGTATGGCAGGGCGATGCTGAGACTAAGGCCGTCAAGCTTGCTCTCGCCAACTACTGCACGGTGTACCAAGCCGAGCTCCTGGCGTTGCGCGAGGCCACGGGTGTCGCTCTGAAAA GCaaggaaatttcctttttctGGATTAAGGCCCATGCGGGTTTGGATGGCAACGAGAGGGCCGACCAGCTAGCCAAAGAAGCCGCTGTAGCATCCAAGAAAAGACCAAACTATGATCTTTGTCCGGTATCACACATCAAGAGAATCCTTCGAAAGGATTCCCTTGATGTGTGGAACCGAG GATACACCAGGCTCAGACGCTACACTTTCCCACCCCATGAGGCCAATGCCTCGGATAGTAGGAAGTTGTAA
- the LOC141431416 gene encoding ITG-like peptide, which produces MWRTGYLSDDGGRCLPAFAGRKLGEICNRENQCEAGLVCEEVVPGEMHVCRPPTAGRKQYNEDCSASSECDITRGLCCVMQRRHRQKARKSCGYFKEPLVCIGPVATDQIREFVQHTAGEKRIGVYRLH; this is translated from the exons ATGTGGCGCACCGGATATCTGTCCG ATGATGGCGGCCGCTGCCTGCCAGCCTTCGCCGGCCGCAAGCTCGGCGAAATCTGCAACCGTGAGAACCAATGCGAAGCCGGGCTGGTCTGCGAAGAGGTGGTACCAG GTGAAATGCACGTCTGCCGTCCCCCAACAGCCGGTCGTAAGCAGTACAATGAAGACTGTTCAGCCTCCAGCGAGTGCGATATCACCCGAGGACTTTGCTGCGTCATGCAACGCCGACATCGCCAAAAGGCTCGCAAG agttgCGGCTACTTCAAAGAGCCTTTAGTCTGCATCGGCCCTGTTGCTACCGATCAGATTCGCGAGTTCGTACAGCACACTGCTGGTGAAAAGCGCATCGGTGTCTACAGACTGCACTAA